From a single Bacillus sp. 2205SS5-2 genomic region:
- a CDS encoding nucleoside 2-deoxyribosyltransferase, which produces MDAVNYVTNQLVSKGYVHTYDWTKNARMKSEQSLALKDLKMIAQKERNAVLEADFVVILLPGGKGTHIELGIALGQGKKIYLYSPDGAIDNLETTSTFYHLPDVKKCYGTLDDLLKWITN; this is translated from the coding sequence ATTGATGCAGTTAACTATGTTACTAATCAATTAGTTAGCAAAGGGTACGTTCATACTTATGATTGGACAAAAAATGCAAGAATGAAGTCAGAGCAATCTTTAGCATTGAAAGATTTAAAAATGATTGCTCAAAAAGAGAGAAATGCAGTATTAGAAGCTGATTTTGTTGTCATTTTATTACCAGGGGGAAAAGGTACTCATATTGAATTAGGTATTGCACTTGGTCAGGGTAAGAAGATTTATCTATATTCACCAGATGGAGCCATAGACAACTTGGAAACAACGAGTACTTTTTACCATTTGCCCGATGTAAAGAAATGTTAT